The following are encoded in a window of Bacillus sp. SORGH_AS_0510 genomic DNA:
- a CDS encoding efflux RND transporter permease subunit, whose amino-acid sequence MKRLVEATMQRAILMIVCVVIILAWGGISAYQMQRDYLPGINNTTLSVSMRVPGYQAAQVKQQVTDNLASAVKIVDGLSNVESTSYDGGLFMSLYFPMNTDMKVAEDQVNKALANADLPSTITSTPSVTRLTTSSFPILTYSVTSSKLDEQTLRSTATQEIVKQLKSVPGVSDVSVIGGAKDGYVLTVRMKDLVKNGLTLDDVNKSFALAVPSMPQGNIINNQLSIPVSFDGLPLTVQQMENATIKNKEGKVIPVSAFGTITHSLNDLKTVSRTNGAPSVTLNVIKTPSANITDVAKQVKDRVSHLQLDTVNPKDVSFKVLLDREKELNSSLFGLVREGLLGSLFSMICVFFFFRNVRSTLLIAISLPISLLATTAFLKSMGITLNILTVSGFIVAMGRIVDDSIVILDNMYRKREEQQDKPLLSILASSVIEMIPAILGSTLTTIAVYIPIAFVGGVISASYSGFAWSVVIALIISFFVAMLVIPALAFMGWKGGNGEKQTVKLDSKMKPILQSAFKHKKAMIIVSILVFLAAGIYSAFLPVSLLPSGKIGQIAIKAELPKGSTLIQVDSEVQKIEKALKENHKITAYSANFGSTMTPQSDDVFDQGGGFITYPNVANLSVVLKNDKDADSVIKQLQEQLPSLSKDVTYTVTSQNISGDDSQMRILFTGADQASLDQVAQEARTELSKIGNLSVDGKVDLTNGSPKYKITFDKKAIEENGVKVADILTVINRYMSSSKDATITIDHKALPVDQYLDQIETGTNSSISLHATANDVLASLSAETLPGANGEIIRLDQIAKISNDTTPSTISERDGQPFSLVTAQITSNDISKVSSQAEKALSTMKLPKDVTYSLGGITQQVKDMIFDMSVAVAFSILLVLLITSSIFKGWRAPISVLLSIPLALSGVVIALILFHGEWNLAALIGILMLTGIVVTNGIVLIDKIERNRKDGMPVKEAVLYGSLSRIRPILMTAAATVLTLLPLAFSHSVDTVISQTLGIVVIGGMVTSTINSFIIIPIIYEWLHKKSVSKTITTNARTTN is encoded by the coding sequence TTGAAAAGACTAGTAGAGGCGACCATGCAAAGAGCCATTCTAATGATTGTATGTGTGGTTATCATTTTGGCTTGGGGAGGTATTTCAGCTTACCAAATGCAAAGAGATTATTTGCCTGGGATTAACAATACTACCCTTTCAGTAAGTATGAGAGTTCCTGGGTATCAAGCTGCTCAGGTCAAACAGCAAGTAACCGATAATCTGGCAAGCGCCGTGAAAATAGTGGATGGTTTGTCCAATGTGGAAAGTACATCTTATGACGGCGGATTATTTATGAGTTTGTATTTTCCTATGAATACAGACATGAAGGTAGCAGAGGATCAAGTAAATAAAGCCTTGGCAAATGCCGATCTTCCATCGACCATAACGAGCACACCTTCGGTAACACGATTAACTACTAGCTCCTTTCCAATTTTGACATACAGCGTTACAAGTTCAAAATTGGATGAACAAACTTTACGTTCCACTGCCACTCAGGAAATTGTGAAACAATTAAAATCTGTTCCTGGTGTATCGGATGTATCCGTCATTGGGGGAGCAAAAGATGGATATGTATTAACAGTTCGTATGAAAGACCTTGTGAAAAACGGTTTAACATTAGATGATGTGAACAAATCGTTTGCATTAGCAGTTCCTTCTATGCCACAAGGGAATATCATTAACAACCAATTATCTATACCGGTTTCGTTTGATGGTTTACCGTTAACAGTCCAGCAAATGGAAAACGCAACAATTAAGAATAAAGAAGGAAAAGTAATTCCTGTATCAGCGTTCGGGACCATTACACATTCATTAAATGACTTAAAAACGGTTTCTAGAACAAATGGAGCACCAAGTGTCACATTAAATGTCATCAAAACACCATCAGCCAATATTACGGATGTAGCTAAGCAAGTCAAAGACCGTGTATCACATCTTCAATTGGATACCGTAAATCCAAAAGATGTTTCTTTCAAAGTTCTACTTGACCGAGAAAAAGAATTAAACAGTTCTCTTTTCGGACTAGTTCGAGAAGGGTTACTTGGCTCTTTATTCTCTATGATTTGTGTGTTTTTCTTCTTCCGAAATGTAAGAAGTACACTATTAATTGCTATTTCATTGCCAATTTCATTACTGGCAACGACAGCTTTCTTAAAATCAATGGGTATAACCTTAAACATTTTAACCGTTTCAGGTTTTATTGTAGCGATGGGCCGTATTGTCGATGACTCGATTGTAATCTTAGACAATATGTATAGAAAACGCGAAGAACAGCAGGATAAACCATTGCTTTCTATTCTTGCTTCATCTGTCATTGAAATGATTCCAGCGATTTTAGGTTCTACATTAACGACCATTGCTGTTTATATTCCGATTGCTTTTGTCGGAGGGGTAATCAGTGCTTCATATAGCGGATTTGCATGGTCAGTCGTTATTGCTCTCATCATTTCATTCTTTGTCGCAATGCTTGTCATCCCTGCACTTGCTTTTATGGGATGGAAAGGAGGAAACGGAGAAAAACAAACGGTCAAACTCGATTCTAAAATGAAGCCAATCTTGCAATCGGCTTTTAAACATAAGAAAGCAATGATTATTGTTTCAATCTTAGTGTTCTTGGCTGCTGGTATTTATTCCGCTTTCCTTCCTGTAAGTTTATTACCTAGTGGAAAAATCGGACAAATTGCTATTAAAGCAGAATTGCCGAAGGGAAGCACATTAATTCAAGTGGATTCTGAAGTGCAAAAGATCGAAAAAGCATTGAAAGAAAATCACAAGATTACGGCATACTCAGCCAATTTCGGTTCAACCATGACTCCACAAAGTGATGATGTGTTCGACCAGGGTGGTGGCTTTATTACCTATCCAAATGTCGCTAACCTTTCCGTTGTATTAAAAAACGACAAAGATGCTGATTCTGTCATTAAACAATTACAAGAGCAGCTTCCTTCTTTATCTAAAGATGTTACTTATACAGTCACAAGCCAGAACATCTCTGGTGATGATTCACAAATGCGTATTCTGTTTACAGGTGCAGATCAAGCTTCTCTGGACCAGGTTGCTCAAGAAGCAAGAACAGAGTTATCGAAAATTGGTAACTTAAGCGTAGATGGAAAAGTGGATTTAACAAATGGTTCGCCTAAGTATAAGATTACTTTTGACAAAAAAGCGATAGAAGAGAATGGCGTAAAAGTGGCTGATATTCTTACGGTCATTAATCGTTATATGTCTTCATCGAAAGATGCCACCATTACAATTGATCATAAAGCACTACCTGTGGATCAATATTTGGATCAAATTGAAACTGGAACGAACTCAAGCATTTCGTTGCATGCAACTGCCAATGATGTTTTAGCCTCTCTTTCTGCTGAGACATTACCTGGAGCTAATGGTGAAATAATACGATTAGACCAAATCGCTAAAATTTCAAATGATACCACTCCTTCAACCATTAGTGAACGAGATGGACAGCCGTTCTCCCTTGTTACAGCACAGATAACATCAAATGATATTAGTAAAGTGTCTAGCCAAGCGGAAAAAGCATTAAGCACCATGAAACTACCTAAAGATGTAACGTATTCATTGGGTGGTATTACTCAACAAGTAAAAGATATGATTTTCGATATGTCAGTTGCAGTAGCTTTCTCTATTCTTTTAGTATTGCTCATTACCTCCTCTATCTTCAAAGGATGGAGAGCACCTATATCGGTACTTTTAAGCATTCCACTAGCATTAAGTGGTGTCGTTATCGCTTTAATTTTATTCCATGGAGAATGGAACTTAGCAGCTTTAATCGGTATCCTAATGCTTACCGGTATTGTAGTGACGAATGGAATTGTGTTGATTGATAAAATTGAAAGAAATAGAAAAGATGGAATGCCGGTTAAAGAAGCTGTACTTTACGGAAGTCTTTCACGGATTAGGCCGATATTAATGACAGCAGCGGCAACCGTTCTTACATTACTACCACTTGCATTTTCACACAGTGTCGATACTGTCATTTCTCAAACGCTCGGTATTGTCGTAATTGGTGGGATGGTAACTTCAACAATCAACAGTTTTATCATCATCCCGATTATTTATGAGTGGTTGCATAAAAAGTCTGTATCAAAAACTATTACAACAAATGCAAGAACTACAAACTAG
- a CDS encoding undecaprenyl-diphosphatase: MNYHIFQAINQLAGHHPFIDTVMILTTQYALIVYAIVLLLMWFLGKDHSKYTVVYAAITGGLGLLINFVIGHIYYEPRPFVTHKVHLLIQHAKDASFPSDHTTGAFSLALAILLRHRKIGLSMLLFAIVTGISRIYVGHHYPLDVIGSIFVSVFVSILIYKLSSLLNPIPKTIIFIYNQIPLIPKTKQKIGHY; the protein is encoded by the coding sequence ATGAATTATCATATATTTCAAGCGATCAACCAGCTTGCTGGTCATCATCCTTTTATTGACACGGTAATGATATTAACAACGCAATATGCATTGATTGTTTACGCCATCGTTTTACTTCTTATGTGGTTTTTAGGTAAAGACCACTCTAAATATACAGTTGTTTATGCAGCAATAACTGGTGGTTTAGGCTTGCTAATAAACTTTGTGATAGGTCATATTTATTATGAACCACGTCCATTTGTAACTCATAAAGTTCATCTACTAATTCAGCATGCAAAAGATGCTTCGTTTCCAAGCGACCATACAACAGGGGCGTTTTCCCTAGCTCTTGCGATATTGTTGCGCCATCGAAAAATTGGGTTAAGTATGCTGTTGTTTGCAATAGTAACAGGGATTTCTCGTATTTATGTTGGACATCACTATCCATTGGATGTAATTGGCAGCATTTTTGTAAGTGTATTTGTAAGTATACTTATTTACAAATTAAGCTCTTTGTTAAATCCCATCCCTAAAACAATAATCTTTATTTATAATCAAATCCCTTTAATTCCAAAAACTAAACAAAAAATAGGTCACTACTAA
- a CDS encoding SpoVR family protein translates to MNSDERKSLEYAISEITEIASGFGLDFYPMRYEICPAEIIYTFGAYGMPTRFSHWSFGKQFHKMKLHYDLGLSKIYELVINSNPCYAFLLDSNTLIQNKLIVAHVLAHCDFFKNNVRFQNTKRDMVESMAATAERIHQYEIQYGKKEVETFLDAVLAIDEHIDPSLMRPKLSWSIGDDEEDEGNPIAATPYDDLWNLDERNKKESLQPRKKKFPPRPEKDILLFIETYSRELEDWQRDILTMMREEMLYFWPQLETKIMNEGWASYWHQRILREMDLTSGEAIEFAKLNAGVVQPSKTGINPYYLGIKIFEDIEERYNNPTEEMKRRGVKPGSGREKMFEVREVESDISFLRNYLNKDLVMREDMYLFQKQGRDYKIVDKEWEHIRDQLVNMRVNGGFPYITVNDGDYMKNGELYLKHWYEGVELDVKYLEKVLPYIQQLWGRPVHMETMIEERRMLFSYDGKGVHRKYL, encoded by the coding sequence ATGAATTCGGATGAGCGTAAATCACTAGAATATGCAATCAGTGAAATTACCGAAATTGCAAGTGGTTTTGGATTGGACTTTTATCCCATGCGTTATGAAATCTGTCCCGCAGAAATTATTTATACATTTGGAGCCTATGGAATGCCCACTAGATTCTCGCATTGGAGTTTTGGAAAGCAATTTCACAAAATGAAGCTTCATTATGACCTAGGGTTGAGTAAGATTTATGAACTTGTCATTAACTCTAATCCATGTTACGCATTTTTATTAGACTCGAATACACTAATCCAAAATAAGTTGATTGTTGCTCACGTGTTAGCTCATTGTGATTTCTTTAAAAACAATGTCCGTTTCCAAAATACGAAGCGCGATATGGTAGAGAGTATGGCAGCAACTGCAGAAAGAATTCACCAATATGAGATTCAATATGGAAAGAAAGAGGTAGAAACCTTCCTTGATGCGGTGTTAGCAATTGACGAGCATATTGACCCTTCTCTCATGAGGCCAAAGCTGTCATGGTCAATCGGGGATGATGAGGAAGATGAGGGAAATCCTATTGCTGCTACACCCTATGATGACCTATGGAATTTGGATGAAAGAAATAAAAAAGAATCCCTTCAACCAAGGAAAAAGAAGTTTCCGCCACGCCCCGAAAAGGATATATTGTTATTTATTGAAACTTACAGTAGAGAGCTAGAAGATTGGCAACGAGATATCTTAACAATGATGCGGGAGGAAATGCTCTACTTCTGGCCACAGCTTGAGACAAAAATCATGAATGAGGGCTGGGCTTCTTATTGGCACCAGCGGATTTTAAGGGAAATGGATTTAACCAGCGGAGAAGCCATTGAATTTGCGAAGTTAAATGCGGGAGTTGTACAGCCATCCAAGACAGGAATAAATCCATATTACCTTGGAATAAAAATTTTCGAGGATATTGAAGAACGGTATAATAATCCAACGGAAGAAATGAAGCGAAGAGGAGTTAAACCTGGTTCTGGAAGAGAAAAAATGTTTGAGGTACGGGAAGTAGAATCCGATATCTCCTTCCTTCGCAATTACTTAAATAAGGATTTAGTTATGAGAGAGGATATGTATCTGTTCCAAAAGCAGGGGCGCGATTATAAAATTGTTGATAAAGAGTGGGAACATATTCGTGATCAGCTCGTAAATATGCGGGTAAATGGAGGATTTCCTTACATTACGGTAAACGACGGAGATTATATGAAGAATGGAGAGCTTTATTTAAAGCATTGGTACGAAGGTGTTGAATTAGACGTAAAGTATCTTGAAAAAGTTCTCCCATATATTCAACAGCTTTGGGGCAGACCTGTTCACATGGAAACGATGATTGAAGAAAGACGGATGTTATTTTCTTATGATGGTAAAGGAGTTCATCGTAAGTACCTATAA
- a CDS encoding DUF3889 domain-containing protein yields MKKTLISILMAAFILVSFTNQSHAQKPDYEKYGRIAMSVVQADFPGSPIRDYEYLGRKKMDSSKVEDGFRFKVQENNQNFFVIIRVNHDLTNKKLLNLTVETQKQ; encoded by the coding sequence TTGAAAAAAACACTTATTTCTATACTAATGGCGGCGTTTATTTTGGTCAGTTTTACCAATCAGAGCCATGCACAGAAACCTGACTATGAAAAATACGGCAGGATTGCAATGTCGGTGGTACAAGCAGACTTTCCTGGTAGCCCAATTCGAGATTATGAATATCTAGGCCGTAAAAAGATGGATTCTTCAAAGGTGGAGGATGGTTTTCGTTTTAAAGTTCAAGAAAACAATCAAAACTTCTTTGTCATTATCAGAGTAAATCATGACTTAACTAATAAAAAACTTCTTAATTTAACCGTTGAAACTCAAAAACAATAA
- a CDS encoding M14 family zinc carboxypeptidase — protein MNKFFCAFIIILFYSITPTAAKVVHTNKAYSYEQLENDITQLKKQHNGQLEVKSIGTTHFGREIWAIKVGKGKRNIVLIGAHHGREWLTSMLLMKMLETYAATYEKTGRFPLTSTSILNEVSIWFVPMLNPDGVTIQQNHFEGIPAKQFNRLQIMNNNSSNFSRWKANGTGIDLNRQYPAGWTELPMQPTSPHYQFYKGKRPLEAKEVIALTNFIKEVNPSLAVAYHSAGREIFWNYKNGKHLKRDRKLAKKIAKITGYKLAKPPKKATGGGFTDWFITTYHRPAMTIEISYLVGETNPPLSVFKTEWKRNRLVGLKLAKEAEKIPN, from the coding sequence ATGAATAAATTCTTTTGTGCTTTTATAATTATCCTTTTTTATTCCATAACTCCTACAGCAGCTAAGGTGGTTCATACGAATAAAGCCTATTCCTATGAACAGTTAGAAAATGACATCACTCAATTGAAAAAACAGCATAATGGTCAATTAGAGGTTAAATCTATTGGAACGACTCATTTTGGAAGAGAAATTTGGGCAATAAAGGTAGGGAAGGGAAAACGAAATATCGTTTTAATTGGCGCTCACCATGGACGTGAGTGGTTAACCAGTATGCTTTTGATGAAAATGCTTGAAACCTATGCAGCTACTTATGAAAAAACGGGAAGGTTCCCTTTGACTTCCACTTCTATTCTTAATGAGGTTTCCATCTGGTTTGTTCCAATGTTAAATCCAGATGGAGTAACAATTCAACAAAATCATTTCGAAGGAATCCCCGCAAAACAATTCAATCGTTTACAAATCATGAATAACAATTCGAGTAATTTTTCAAGGTGGAAAGCAAATGGAACGGGGATTGACCTTAATAGGCAGTATCCTGCAGGGTGGACTGAACTTCCTATGCAGCCGACATCACCACATTATCAATTTTACAAAGGAAAGAGACCGCTTGAAGCAAAGGAAGTGATTGCACTAACGAACTTTATTAAGGAGGTTAATCCATCACTTGCGGTAGCTTATCATTCTGCGGGAAGAGAAATTTTTTGGAATTATAAAAATGGAAAACATCTAAAAAGGGATAGGAAGCTTGCGAAAAAAATAGCTAAAATTACGGGATACAAATTAGCAAAGCCACCAAAAAAGGCAACAGGAGGCGGATTTACAGATTGGTTCATTACTACTTACCACCGTCCTGCAATGACGATTGAAATAAGTTACCTAGTTGGAGAAACGAACCCTCCATTATCCGTTTTTAAAACAGAATGGAAACGGAATCGATTGGTAGGGCTTAAACTTGCTAAAGAAGCGGAAAAAATCCCTAATTAA
- a CDS encoding YhdB family protein — protein MNKLDYDRALYYTHRSEWDNLLILMVRTKDQFLSKRIEQFLHAYNFERDYTVIETKLYNLLRYIDHANETIEADPNEIPMYSLS, from the coding sequence ATGAATAAACTGGATTATGACCGGGCGTTATATTATACACACCGGTCCGAATGGGATAATTTGCTTATATTAATGGTGCGGACAAAAGATCAGTTTTTGTCCAAGAGAATTGAACAGTTCCTTCATGCTTACAACTTTGAACGTGACTACACTGTGATTGAAACAAAACTTTATAATCTGCTTCGTTACATCGACCATGCAAACGAAACTATAGAGGCAGATCCAAATGAGATACCGATGTATAGTCTTTCCTGA
- a CDS encoding response regulator transcription factor, giving the protein MNIRILIADDHHVVRRGLVFFLKTQENIEIVGEAKNGEEAVELVDQLMPDLVLMDLVMPVMDGIEATRIIKGKHPQMKIMILTSFSDQNHVIPAIEAGASGYQLKDIEPDELVRAIKMLMSGENQLHPKATTHLLTHLTAKRNAVNPLDDLTKRELEVLKEIASGKSNKEIASSLFITEKTVKTHVSNVLAKLELADRTQAALFAVRNGVTKNDKIG; this is encoded by the coding sequence TTGAACATTCGAATATTAATCGCTGATGACCATCATGTGGTACGGCGAGGTTTAGTGTTTTTTCTTAAAACACAGGAGAATATTGAGATTGTTGGAGAAGCAAAAAATGGGGAAGAAGCGGTTGAATTAGTTGATCAATTAATGCCGGATCTTGTATTAATGGATTTAGTTATGCCGGTAATGGATGGGATTGAAGCAACACGAATCATTAAAGGAAAACATCCACAGATGAAGATTATGATATTAACAAGCTTTTCTGATCAAAATCATGTTATCCCTGCTATAGAAGCTGGGGCCTCTGGCTATCAATTAAAGGACATTGAGCCGGATGAGTTAGTTAGAGCAATTAAAATGTTAATGAGCGGTGAAAACCAATTACACCCAAAAGCCACAACACATTTATTAACACATTTAACTGCAAAGCGAAATGCCGTAAATCCTTTAGATGATTTGACCAAAAGAGAGTTGGAAGTTCTGAAAGAAATAGCAAGCGGAAAAAGCAATAAAGAAATTGCCTCTTCGCTTTTCATAACTGAAAAGACAGTTAAGACACATGTTTCTAATGTTTTAGCAAAGTTGGAACTTGCTGATCGGACGCAGGCTGCGCTTTTTGCCGTTCGAAATGGTGTAACCAAAAATGATAAAATAGGATAA
- a CDS encoding GAF domain-containing sensor histidine kinase produces MSTCHHSDLQILKDIAELLNQGTDINNVLSEVLRKLLHVTGLQTGWIFLIDADGSFTLAAKENLPPALSDNNFSPMCKGDCWCIDRYNKGRIDKATNIIECMRLEDAIEQELGDTWGLTHHATVPLKAGKEKFGLLNVGSPNKTRFNEEELALLESVALQIGSALKRIHLTQREQEIALTAERNRLARDLHDSVNQLLFSLSLTARGGKEMTKEVEVKETFGYIQDLAQEALNEMRALIWQLRPKGLEKGIVSALASYGEMLGLKTNIKINGVIHLPSRIEEAVFRISQEALANCKKHSQQSDIHLVVTGSDNRITIEIKDSGCGFTYHEGKELPSLGLKSMRNRAESLGGTFYLNSELNQGTHIQVSIPF; encoded by the coding sequence ATGAGTACATGTCACCATTCTGATTTACAAATTTTAAAAGATATTGCTGAACTTCTAAATCAAGGAACAGACATAAACAATGTACTTTCAGAGGTATTAAGAAAGCTTTTGCACGTAACCGGTTTACAAACAGGATGGATTTTCCTTATTGATGCTGATGGATCATTCACATTAGCAGCTAAAGAAAATCTTCCCCCTGCATTATCGGATAATAATTTTTCTCCCATGTGTAAAGGTGATTGCTGGTGTATTGACCGCTATAATAAGGGCCGAATAGATAAAGCAACCAATATTATTGAATGTATGCGTCTGGAGGATGCAATTGAACAGGAGTTAGGGGATACATGGGGATTAACCCATCATGCAACGGTGCCACTTAAAGCGGGTAAAGAAAAGTTCGGATTATTAAATGTCGGTTCCCCCAATAAAACAAGGTTTAATGAAGAAGAGTTAGCATTATTGGAGTCAGTAGCTTTGCAAATCGGCTCAGCTTTAAAAAGAATCCATTTAACCCAAAGAGAGCAAGAAATAGCTTTAACGGCTGAAAGAAATAGATTAGCTAGAGATTTGCATGATTCTGTCAATCAGCTACTTTTCTCCTTAAGCTTAACTGCCCGTGGTGGGAAAGAAATGACAAAAGAGGTAGAAGTCAAAGAGACCTTTGGTTATATTCAAGATTTAGCACAGGAAGCATTAAATGAAATGAGGGCGCTTATCTGGCAACTCCGCCCAAAAGGATTAGAGAAAGGGATCGTCAGCGCATTAGCTAGCTACGGTGAGATGCTGGGATTAAAAACGAATATAAAAATAAACGGAGTCATTCATCTGCCAAGTAGAATAGAAGAAGCTGTTTTTCGCATTAGCCAAGAGGCATTAGCTAACTGCAAGAAACATTCACAACAATCGGATATCCACTTGGTTGTGACTGGCAGTGATAATAGGATAACGATTGAAATAAAAGACAGTGGATGCGGCTTCACTTATCACGAAGGAAAAGAGCTTCCTTCGTTAGGACTCAAGAGCATGAGAAACAGAGCCGAGTCATTAGGCGGAACCTTTTATTTAAATAGTGAACTAAATCAAGGGACACATATACAAGTAAGTATTCCGTTTTAG